A window of Cellulomonas sp. SLBN-39 genomic DNA:
CGGCAGCTCGGTGAACCACAGCACGATCGTGCTGGTGTCGACCGGCTCGTCGAAGGTCAGCACGGTCTGGGCGCCCAGCGTGCCCGAGGCCAGCAGGTCGCCCTCCGTCGGTGCGGCCATGGTGGTCGCGCGCACCTCGACGTTGCCGCCCGTGCCGTTGACGCCGAGCGTCACCGAGCTGACGGACGCCGTGTCGCGGAGCGTCACCTCGAGGCCGACGGCCGGCTTGAGGCCGCCGAAGTCCGGGCGGTTGTACGTGAACGTGTACCAGAAGGTGCTCGGGTCGTTGTCGATCGCGAGCGGGACGAGCTCTTCCTTCTCGCCCTCCGGGCTGTTCGGGTCGATCGAGCGGATCGAGGCGACGGCGGGAGGGTCCGTGGACACGGCGGGCTCGGACGGCTCCGGCGACTCCTCGGCCGACGGGCTCTCGTCCGTGCCCGGGTCCTGCGGCTGGGTCGACGTCCCGCCGGCGGGGTCGGCCGTCTGGTCGCCGGTGCCCGCGAACAGCGAGCTCGCGGCGAAGACGAGGCCGATGAGCAGCACGACGCCCACCACGACCAGGACCAGCGCGGTCGGGTCGAACTTGCGCTCGCGCGGCTGCTCGTCGTCGGCGAAGGGGAACGGGTCGCCGGTGGTCGGCGCGCCGGGACCCCAGCCCTGGCCGTCGTCGCCGCCCGGGGGGATCGCGGCCGGCGGGCCGGCGGTGCGCTGCGGGTGAGCGGGGGGGCGACCTGCCGCGACGGGCGGCAGCGACGCGGGCACCTCGGGCGGGGCGAAGGCACCCGTCTGGGTGTCCGTCCAGCTGGCGGCGGGCAAGCCCGTGCTGCGCGCAGGGGCGGCCGGCGGGGGGGTGCCGGGCCGGGCGGCCCCGGGGGGCAGCTCGTCGAACGCCGCCCGTACCGACTGGCGGGCGACGCGCACGGGCTGCGGGGGAGCGACGGGCGGCGCGATCATCGTCGCCGCCGGGTCGGTGGCCATGTACGCGGCCGTCGGCTGCTCGACGGGCTGCCCGATGCGGATCTCGCCCCACGGCTCCAGCTCGCGCACGAGCTCGGCGGGGGAGTGCGGGCCGTCCTCGTACGGGCCGAGGGTCACGCTGCACAGCGTGTCGAGGTCGTTCGGCACGCCCATGACGATCTCGGCGGGCGGCACGGGGGAGCCGTCGAGCACGGGTGCCGGCTGCAGGTCGCGCACGGGGGTCGTGTCGTCGTGGAACATCGGCCAGCGGCCGGTCAGCGCGGTGTAGAGCACGCGCACGAGGTCGACGGTGTCGGCGCGGCTGGTCGCGCGCGCGTCGCCGACCGGGCTGCCGACGAGCGCGGCGTCCAGCGCCAGGCCGGACACGAGCACGCGCCCGTCGGTGGAGACGTGCACGACCGAGGGCCGCAGCGCGAGGTGGTGGACCCCGCGGCGGCGGGCGACCTCGAGCGCGGCCGCGGCCTCGCCGACGACCGCACGCGCCTGCTCCGGCGTCAGGGGGCCCCGCTCGACGAGCTGGGCCAGCGTCACGCCGGCGATCTGCTCGGTGATGACGTAGCCGACGCCCTCGTGGGTGCCCACGTCGAGCACGCGCACGAGCCGGGGGTCGGTGACGAGCGCCGCACGGCGGGCGGCGTCCAGGGCCGGGGCGACGGCGCCGGAGCCCAGGACGCGCACGCGCACGCCGCGGTCGAGGATCTGGTCGGTCGCCTGCCACACGTCGACGCCGTCCAGGTCGGTGGGCAGCGGGTCCAGCACGCGGTACCGCCCCGCGAGCACGGTCCCCCGTCCGACGACGTCGACCACGTCCCACCTCCGTTCGAGCGACCACCGATGTGCACGGCGCGTGCGGGGCCATGCTAGACGGGTCGGGAGCCCCCACGGCCGAGCTTGCGCAGGAGCGGACCCGCGAGCAGGTCCAGCTCGCGCACCCGGAGCAGGCGCAGCACGACGAGGTAGACCAGCCCCACGACCGCGGAGACGGCCAGGCACTCGAGGGCCGCGTCGCCGACGCCGCTGCCCAGCACGTCGTCGAGCAGGCGGCGCGCACCCCACCCCGCGCCGAACGCGGCGGCCGCGGCCAGTCCCGCGAGCAGGTGCGTCTTCAGGATCGCCGGGGCGTCCACGGTGCCCAGGTGCCCGCGCAGGCGCAGCATCGCCAGCACGGTGCCGACGAGGTACGACGCGCTCATCGCCAGCCCGATCCCGACGACCCAGCTCGAGCTGGGGAGCAGTGCCCTGCCGGCGAGGGTGCCGCCGACGACGACGACGGCCATCGCGACCTGGATCGGCACCATGCCCTTGGCGTCCTCGTACGCGTAGAAGACGCGCTGGCACATCGACCACGCCCCGAAGGCGGGCAGGCCGACGGCCATGGCAGCCACGATCGGCGCCGTGGCGGCGACGCCCGCACCGCCCTCACCGACCAGCAAGATCCGGGTGACGGGCTCCGCGAGCACCACCAGCAGTGCGGCGGCGACCAGGGTGAACACGCCGACGACACGGACACCGACGGAGAACGTCGCGCGTGCGGCGTCGACGTCCTTGTCGCTCGCCTGCGCCGACAGCCGGGTGAACAGGGCTGTCGCCAGCGACACCGTCACCAGCGAGTGCGGGAGCATGAACAGCATGAACCCGAACTCGTAGGCCGCGTTGCCGGCGACGTCCCGGGCTCCCTGCGGAGCCTGCGAGGCCACCCGTGAGCCGATCAGGTAGCCGAGCTGACCGATGGTCAGGCCGGCGAAGGTCCACGTGGCGACGGACCCCGCACGGCCCAGGCCGGATCCGCGCAGCCCCCAGCGGGGTCGGTAGCTCACACCCGTCGCGCGCAGGGCGGGGATCAGCACCAGCGCCTGGGCCACGATGCCGAGGGTCGCGGCACCCGCGAGGACCCCGACCTGGAGGCCGCTCCAGCCGGTGGCGCTGATGACGTCCGGGTTCGACGCCCCGCCGAACACGGCGATGAACAGGCCGAAGCCCACGATGGAGACGACGTTGTTGACCACGGGCGCCCACATGTACGGGCCGAACGAGCCGCGCGCGTTGAGCACCTGCCCGAGCAGGCCGTAGACGCCGTAGAAGAACATCTGCGGCACGCACCAGTAGGCGAACGCGGTGGCGAGCGCGACCTGCGCGGGGTCGCCCGGGTCGGCGTAGAGGCGCACGAGCAGCGGCGAGGCGATCGTGAGGAGCAGCGTCGAGCCGGCGAGCAGGGCGAAACCCAGGGTGAGCAGCCGGTCGACGTACTCCTGCCCGGCGTCCCGCTTGTACGCGCGCACGACCTGCGGCACGAGGACCGCGTTGAGCGCCCCGCCCGCGAGCAGCATGTAGAGCACGTTCGGCAGCTTGTTGGCCACGGCGAACGCGTCCGCCGCCTGCCCGGTGACGCCGACGGCCGCGATCAGCACCATGGCCCGCACGAACCCCAGCGCGCGGGACACGGCGGTGCCCGACGCCATGAGGGCGGCACCGCGGAACAGATCGCCTCGGGGGCTCTGGGACACCGTCGCCTCGCTCACTTCTCGTCCTCCGGGGTTCCGCCGAGCACCGGCAGCGTTCGAGCCTGCGACTCGTGCACGAGCCGCGCCCCGCGGCGCGCGCTCTGCCCGCGCCGCACCGTGCGCACGATGCCCAGCACGAGGCCCACCAGCAGGAGCACACCGACCACGGCGGTGCCCACGGACTCGATGGTCGGCGTGACGCTCGCCTGGAACGTCAGGGTCGGCGACACGGGGGTGCCCGCCGACGTGGTCACGACCGCCTCGACCTGCACCTCGCAGTTGGCGACGGCGTGCAGGGGCACCGGGACGACCCGCTCGGCGCCGGGCTCGAGCGTGACGAGCTCGCTCGGCTCGGTGCTCAGGCACGCCTTGCGCGGGCTCGCGACGATGCGCACGGACGCCGGCACGTCCAGCTCGTTGCGGACCGAGAACCGCAGGTCCCCGCTCGCGCTGATGATCCGCTGCGTGCTCAGCGGGGCGATGGACAGCCCGGTGCGGCGCGCGTCGACCGCGGCGACGACCCCGTCGACGACCGTCTGACGTGCACCGACGTCCGACCGCCACGCCACCGAGAGCGGGGCGAGGACCGCGTCGTCGAGCCCGGTGAGCAGCTCGGCCGCGTCGTCGCTGACCTGGGCGAAGTCGATCGCCGCGGAGCGTGCGTCGTCGAGGCGGCGGACCTGCTCGGGCGCGAGCTCGGTCTCCGCGGTCGCCGACGCGGGCAGGGGCGTCCGCTGCTCGGTGCCCGACGTGGTGCCGAGCAGCGCGGTCAGCGGCGTCGTGCGCGACCACGGCGACTCCTGCACGCCGGTGAGCACGGCGGCGACCAGGTCGGGGTCGGCCTGCCACGTGCGGGGCGTGGTCACGAGCACGTGCGGCGGGGCCAGGGTGCCGGCACGGGCGATGACGGACAGCTCGGCCAGGGTGCGGGCGAGAGCGGTCGCCGGCGTCGCGGCGGGGTCGAGCACGGTCGGGTCGGTGAGCAGCTGCGACAGCACCGGGTCCGGTGTCAGGGTGGTCAGCGCGCCGGTGCCGGTCGTGACCTCGGACCGCGCGCCGACGGTGACGTCGCCAGTGGCGGCGAGGTCGCCCGCGGCGGTGACGAGGACCTGCGCCCCGGCCTCGGCGGCGAGCTCCGCGGTGGGCTGGTCGGTGCTGGGACCCGGCGCGAGCAGCACGTCCGTGCGGGCGCCCGCGAGCCCCAGGGCGTCGGCGCGCGCGGCGGTGGCGTCGGTCGCGGCGGCGAGCAGCGCGGTGTCGCCGGCGTGGGCGAGCGCGGCCAGGTCGGGGTCGGACCACGGCAGGGCGACGACGTCGCGTCCCGCGGCGAGCGAGCGCAGGTCGTCGGCCCAGCCGGGCGAGACGCCGCGGGCGTCTTCGGCGTCGTCCGACGCGTCGGACGTGCCCTCGTCCGGCGCGGACGTCCCCGTCGGCCCGGTCGCCGTGGGTGCGGGCGTCGTGGGCTCGGGCGTCGGGTCGGCCGTGGCGTCGTCGTCGGGGCCTGGCGCGGTCCCGACGCCGGCCGGCGGTTCCGCGACGTCCGCGAGCAGGGCCGGGTCGACGGCCAGGGCGAGGTCGTCGAAGGGCCGCACCGCGTCGAGCAGCGCCGTCAGGCGGCCGTCCGGGGCGGTGAGCTCCGCCGCGGTGGGGCCGGGACCGTCGACCTCGACGCCCTCGGGGACGGTGGCACCCCCGACGACCGGGGTGACGACGGAGACCCGGGCCTGCGTGTACTGCCCTTCGGGCGCCCACAGCACGAAGGTGCGCTGCAGGCCGACGCGGGAGCCGCCGTCGGTCGCCTCGACGGCGAGGCCCCGGGCGCCCCAGACGTCGGGCCGGTCGAGCAGGCCGACGTCCTGGGCCCGCACGGTCGCGACCAGCTCGGTCTGCGCGCCGGGGGCGAGCGGAACGTCGGACGTCGCGGACGCCGCGTACGCGCCGACCCGTCCGCCCGCGTCGGTGGGGGAGTCGAGCCACGCCTGAAGCTCCGCGCGGGTGCCGGGGCGGATCCGCTCGATCCGGACGGTGGCCCCAGGGCGCTCGATCGCGGTCGTGCCGTCGTTGGTCAGCCGGACGCGGACCACGAGGTCCTGGCCGGGCCGCAGGACGGTCGGCGCGACGTCGAGCACCTGGACCGTGACGGGCAGCGCGCGCGTCGTGCTCGCGGACGCGGCGCCCGTGGCCGTCGTGGTCGCCGCGTAGGCGGGTGCCACCGCGCCGAGCAGGCCGAACGCGAGCACCGCCGCTCCCGCGAGCAGGCGCAGGGCGGCGGGGCGCTGCCGCACCGTCGGGCGCCGCCGGGCGACGGGCCGGGCCGAGGGGGTCGGCGTCATGCGTCGTCGCCGAGCACCGTGCGGGCGGTGTCGGCCAGGCGGCGCTCGTTGGGGTAGGCCAGCCGCTCGGAAAGCGCGTGCACGGCGACCCACTCCACGTCCTCGGCCTCGCCGTCCGGGTCGTTCTCGACCGTGAGCTCGCCGTGCACGGCGCCGAGCAGGAAGTGGTGCACCACCTTGTGCACGCGGTGCTCGTCACCCGAGAACCAGTAGTCGATGACGCCGAGGCGGCGCAGGACCCGGCCGGTGATGCCGGTCTCCTCGGCGATCTCGCGGACCGCAGCCTGCTCGGGGGTCTCGTCGCCCTCGAGGTGGCCCTTGGGCAGGCACCACTCGAGGCGGCCCGCACGGTTGCGGCGGGCGATGACGGCGGCCTCGTACAGGCCGTGCCGACGGGTGACGACGAGGCCGCCCGCGGAGGTCTCGTCGACGACGGGCATGGCGGCCGGGGCGGGACGCTGGGTGAGGCGTGAGGGGTCGATCCGCAGGGCGTGACCGCCCGGGGGCGCCGGCACGCGCCCGGGCACGGGCGGGCGGGCGGCGCTGGGCATGCGGACAACTGTAACGAGTCCACCACCGCCGGATCGCCGGTGCGCGGGCCGATCTGGTGCCGGTCGGGCCGCGCACCTCTGGCACCCTGGTGCGGTGCCCACCAGCCCTGACGACCACCGTCCTGCCCTGAACCAGCTGCAGCGCCGTGCGATCGAGGTCCTCGCGACCGTCGCGCCCGACGCCCTCGCGCTGGGGGAGCGGTTCAGGGACCAGGGTCACGAGCTGGCCCTGGTCGGCGGTCCGGTGCGCGACGCCTTCCTCGGGCGGACCAGCAACGACCTGGACTTCGCGACGTCGGCGTCGCCGGACGAGGCGGAGCCGCTGCTGGCGTCGTGGGGCGACGCGCACTGGGACATCGGTCGGGAGTTCGGCACCGTCGGCGCGCGTCGGTTCGCCGGGCGGCACGGCGCCGGGTCGGCGGACGTCGTGGTCGAGGTGACGACGTACCGCACGGACGAGTACGACCCGACGTCCCGCAAGCCCGTGGTCGCCTTCGGCGACACCCTCGAGGGCGACCTGTCGCGCCGGGACTTCACGGTCAACGCGATGGCGCTGCGGGTGCCCGACCTGGTGTTCGTCGACCCGTTCGACGGGCTCGGCGACCTGGCGCGCCGGGTGCTGCGCACGCCGGTGGACCCGCGGCAGTCGTTCGACGACGACCCGCTGCGCATGATGCGCGCGGCACGGTTCGTCGCGCAGCTGGGCTTCCGGCTCGACGACGACGCGCGGGCCGCGATCGTCGACATGGCCGAGCGGATCACGATCGTGTCGGCCGAGCGGGTGCGGGACGAGCTGACCAAGCTGCTGATGGCGGAGCACCCGCGGGCGGGCCTGGAGGTGCTGGTCGACACCGGGCTGGCGGACCACGTGCTGCCCGAGCTGCCGGCCCTGCGGCTCGAGATCGACGAGCACCACCGCCACAAGGACGTGTACGAGCACTCGCTCATGGTGCTGGAGAAGGCCGTGGCGCTGGAGACGGGCCCGGACGGCGCGGTGCCGGGCCCTGACCTGGTGCTCCGCCTCGCGGCGCTGCTGCACGACATCGGCAAGCCCCGCACGCGACGGTTCGAGGAGGGCGGGGGCGTGAGCTTCCACCACCACGAGGTCGTGGGCGCCAAGATGGCGGCCAAGCGGCTCAAGGCGCTGCGGTTCGACAAGCAGACGGTGCAGGACGTCGCCCGGCTGACCGAGCTGCACCTGCGGTTCCACGGGTACGGCGAGGGGGAGTGGACCGACTCGGCGGTGCGGCGGTACGTCACGG
This region includes:
- a CDS encoding NUDIX hydrolase, whose protein sequence is MPSAARPPVPGRVPAPPGGHALRIDPSRLTQRPAPAAMPVVDETSAGGLVVTRRHGLYEAAVIARRNRAGRLEWCLPKGHLEGDETPEQAAVREIAEETGITGRVLRRLGVIDYWFSGDEHRVHKVVHHFLLGAVHGELTVENDPDGEAEDVEWVAVHALSERLAYPNERRLADTARTVLGDDA
- the murJ gene encoding murein biosynthesis integral membrane protein MurJ; the encoded protein is MSEATVSQSPRGDLFRGAALMASGTAVSRALGFVRAMVLIAAVGVTGQAADAFAVANKLPNVLYMLLAGGALNAVLVPQVVRAYKRDAGQEYVDRLLTLGFALLAGSTLLLTIASPLLVRLYADPGDPAQVALATAFAYWCVPQMFFYGVYGLLGQVLNARGSFGPYMWAPVVNNVVSIVGFGLFIAVFGGASNPDVISATGWSGLQVGVLAGAATLGIVAQALVLIPALRATGVSYRPRWGLRGSGLGRAGSVATWTFAGLTIGQLGYLIGSRVASQAPQGARDVAGNAAYEFGFMLFMLPHSLVTVSLATALFTRLSAQASDKDVDAARATFSVGVRVVGVFTLVAAALLVVLAEPVTRILLVGEGGAGVAATAPIVAAMAVGLPAFGAWSMCQRVFYAYEDAKGMVPIQVAMAVVVVGGTLAGRALLPSSSWVVGIGLAMSASYLVGTVLAMLRLRGHLGTVDAPAILKTHLLAGLAAAAAFGAGWGARRLLDDVLGSGVGDAALECLAVSAVVGLVYLVVLRLLRVRELDLLAGPLLRKLGRGGSRPV
- a CDS encoding DUF6049 family protein; the protein is MTPTPSARPVARRRPTVRQRPAALRLLAGAAVLAFGLLGAVAPAYAATTTATGAASASTTRALPVTVQVLDVAPTVLRPGQDLVVRVRLTNDGTTAIERPGATVRIERIRPGTRAELQAWLDSPTDAGGRVGAYAASATSDVPLAPGAQTELVATVRAQDVGLLDRPDVWGARGLAVEATDGGSRVGLQRTFVLWAPEGQYTQARVSVVTPVVGGATVPEGVEVDGPGPTAAELTAPDGRLTALLDAVRPFDDLALAVDPALLADVAEPPAGVGTAPGPDDDATADPTPEPTTPAPTATGPTGTSAPDEGTSDASDDAEDARGVSPGWADDLRSLAAGRDVVALPWSDPDLAALAHAGDTALLAAATDATAARADALGLAGARTDVLLAPGPSTDQPTAELAAEAGAQVLVTAAGDLAATGDVTVGARSEVTTGTGALTTLTPDPVLSQLLTDPTVLDPAATPATALARTLAELSVIARAGTLAPPHVLVTTPRTWQADPDLVAAVLTGVQESPWSRTTPLTALLGTTSGTEQRTPLPASATAETELAPEQVRRLDDARSAAIDFAQVSDDAAELLTGLDDAVLAPLSVAWRSDVGARQTVVDGVVAAVDARRTGLSIAPLSTQRIISASGDLRFSVRNELDVPASVRIVASPRKACLSTEPSELVTLEPGAERVVPVPLHAVANCEVQVEAVVTTSAGTPVSPTLTFQASVTPTIESVGTAVVGVLLLVGLVLGIVRTVRRGQSARRGARLVHESQARTLPVLGGTPEDEK
- a CDS encoding protein kinase family protein; the encoded protein is MVDVVGRGTVLAGRYRVLDPLPTDLDGVDVWQATDQILDRGVRVRVLGSGAVAPALDAARRAALVTDPRLVRVLDVGTHEGVGYVITEQIAGVTLAQLVERGPLTPEQARAVVGEAAAALEVARRRGVHHLALRPSVVHVSTDGRVLVSGLALDAALVGSPVGDARATSRADTVDLVRVLYTALTGRWPMFHDDTTPVRDLQPAPVLDGSPVPPAEIVMGVPNDLDTLCSVTLGPYEDGPHSPAELVRELEPWGEIRIGQPVEQPTAAYMATDPAATMIAPPVAPPQPVRVARQSVRAAFDELPPGAARPGTPPPAAPARSTGLPAASWTDTQTGAFAPPEVPASLPPVAAGRPPAHPQRTAGPPAAIPPGGDDGQGWGPGAPTTGDPFPFADDEQPRERKFDPTALVLVVVGVVLLIGLVFAASSLFAGTGDQTADPAGGTSTQPQDPGTDESPSAEESPEPSEPAVSTDPPAVASIRSIDPNSPEGEKEELVPLAIDNDPSTFWYTFTYNRPDFGGLKPAVGLEVTLRDTASVSSVTLGVNGTGGNVEVRATTMAAPTEGDLLASGTLGAQTVLTFDEPVDTSTIVLWFTELPTNSEGKFRLEVNDVKVG
- a CDS encoding CCA tRNA nucleotidyltransferase; this translates as MPTSPDDHRPALNQLQRRAIEVLATVAPDALALGERFRDQGHELALVGGPVRDAFLGRTSNDLDFATSASPDEAEPLLASWGDAHWDIGREFGTVGARRFAGRHGAGSADVVVEVTTYRTDEYDPTSRKPVVAFGDTLEGDLSRRDFTVNAMALRVPDLVFVDPFDGLGDLARRVLRTPVDPRQSFDDDPLRMMRAARFVAQLGFRLDDDARAAIVDMAERITIVSAERVRDELTKLLMAEHPRAGLEVLVDTGLADHVLPELPALRLEIDEHHRHKDVYEHSLMVLEKAVALETGPDGAVPGPDLVLRLAALLHDIGKPRTRRFEEGGGVSFHHHEVVGAKMAAKRLKALRFDKQTVQDVARLTELHLRFHGYGEGEWTDSAVRRYVTDAGPLLERLHRLTRSDSTTRNQRKAQRLSRAYDDLEVRIARLREQEELASIRPDLDGTQIMAALGVGPGRVVGEAYRFLLELRLDRGPLGEDAARALLQEWWAARSTDSGVSDDRLDGQPTD